Proteins encoded together in one Camelina sativa cultivar DH55 chromosome 9, Cs, whole genome shotgun sequence window:
- the LOC104712344 gene encoding ycf20-like protein: MGFAITITLPNCGSKLLPKRSFRDKAPLSLAICWDFCSFCHFLHPAQPLLVRHQRRMSWTTIKSSVGGDRFDPASSSSSNSSSRGLRLIKAIQVLRTKLLVKIQEIKKDLPKKLFFLLVGFYSATAFSTFIGQTGDWDVLSAGLAVLVVEGIGALMYRASIPLINKMRSTITMFNYWKTGLALGLFLDSFKF; this comes from the exons ATGGGATTCGCCATCACCATCACATTACCTAACTGTGGAAGTAAGTTATTACCAAAGAGGAGTTTTAGAGACAAAGCACCTTTGTCTCTTGCCATTTGCTGGGACTTTTGTTCTTTCTGTCATTTTCTTCATCCTGCACAGCCTCTGTTGGTCAGACATCAAAG GAGGATGTCATGGACAACCATCAAAAGCTCGGTTGGTGGGGACAGATTCGATCCAGCATCCAGTTCTTCAAGTAATAGTAGCTCCAGAGGTCTACGGCTAATCAAAGCCATACAAGTTCTCAGAACTAAGCTTCTGGTGAAAATTCAGGAGATCAAGAAAGATCTGCCCAAgaaactcttctttctcttggtGGGATTCTACTCTGCAACTGCTTTCTCTACATTCATAGGACAAACAGGAGATTGGGATGTTCTATCTGCTGGACTGGCTGTGCTTGTAGTTGAAGGCATTGGAGCTTTAATGTACAGAGCTTCTATTCCATTAATCAACAAGATGCGGAGCACAATCACCATGTTTAATTATTGGAAGACCGGACTCGCCCTCGGACTGTTCCTAGACTCATTCAA GTTTTAG